From the genome of Segatella hominis, one region includes:
- a CDS encoding type IA DNA topoisomerase produces the protein MKTIIAEKPSVAKEIAHIVGADKREEGYMHGNGYFVTWAFGHLVQPAMPETYGMKGFHAENLPVVPDPFVLVPRQVKTENGYKPDAGVLAQIKIIGKLFDSSERIIVATDAGREGELIFRYLYAYLGCRKPFDRLWISSLTDTAIREGLQNLKDGKEYDNLYHAAKARSEADWLVGINGTQALTIAAGRGTYSVGRVQTPTLGMVCERYWEHKRFESKPFWQVHFGVVDADSGNILKFTSANRWTDKAIATDIYNKVKDTGSAIITKVATKRKVEKAPLLYDLTTLQKEANSQHGFTAEHTLSIAQKLYEAKFITYPRTSSRYISDDVFATLPKLFKNLENHSEYGEKVKLLPGSEDYSKNSVNAAKVTDHHALLITENPAIGLFKDEKIVYDMILCRMIEAFSADCIKDITSVTAQVDHDVEFGISGSIIRQTGWRALSLKEKNNRLDKDADATDNEVKEQVIPNWQEGQHVTLSGCTITEGKTKPKPLHTESTLLAAMENPCKREQIQTCLDLPSAAGFGGTQTAGKEIEDDTMRQAMKDCGIGTPATRAAIIETLLKREYMVRQKKKLVPTEKGLALHSVVKNMAIANVEMTGKWEAELAKIERGEASADGFTHSIEGYTREITAELLGCDRLFSHKDSGCQCPKCKQGTMQFFGKVVRCSNKECGMPVFKQVAGKLLTDADITDLLTKGKTRTLNGFTSKQGKPFSAAIAFDENFNTKFVFAERKTAEKRGNVKRYKK, from the coding sequence ATGAAGACAATCATCGCAGAGAAACCAAGCGTAGCCAAGGAAATCGCCCACATTGTGGGAGCTGACAAGCGTGAGGAAGGCTATATGCATGGCAATGGCTATTTTGTGACATGGGCATTCGGACATTTAGTGCAGCCAGCCATGCCGGAAACTTACGGCATGAAGGGATTCCATGCAGAGAATCTGCCTGTGGTTCCCGACCCGTTCGTTCTTGTTCCCCGACAAGTCAAGACAGAGAACGGCTACAAACCCGATGCAGGTGTGCTTGCCCAGATTAAAATTATCGGCAAGCTGTTTGACAGCAGTGAGCGCATTATCGTAGCAACCGATGCCGGACGTGAGGGAGAATTGATTTTCCGATACCTCTATGCGTATCTCGGTTGCAGGAAACCTTTCGACCGTCTCTGGATCAGTTCGCTTACGGACACTGCCATCCGTGAGGGACTTCAGAACCTCAAGGACGGAAAGGAGTATGACAATCTCTATCATGCAGCCAAGGCACGAAGTGAGGCAGACTGGCTCGTCGGCATCAACGGCACACAAGCCCTGACGATAGCCGCAGGACGTGGCACCTATTCCGTAGGTCGTGTGCAGACTCCGACCCTTGGCATGGTGTGCGAACGCTATTGGGAACACAAGCGTTTCGAGTCGAAACCGTTCTGGCAGGTACACTTCGGTGTGGTTGATGCAGACAGTGGCAATATACTGAAGTTCACATCTGCCAACCGATGGACAGACAAAGCCATCGCAACCGACATATATAATAAGGTGAAAGATACCGGTTCTGCCATCATAACAAAGGTCGCAACCAAGCGAAAGGTGGAGAAGGCACCGCTCCTTTACGACCTCACCACCTTGCAGAAAGAAGCCAACTCCCAGCATGGCTTCACGGCAGAGCATACACTCTCCATCGCCCAGAAACTCTACGAGGCAAAGTTCATCACCTATCCAAGAACATCAAGCCGCTATATCTCGGATGATGTATTTGCCACCCTTCCCAAACTTTTCAAAAATCTGGAGAATCATTCGGAATATGGAGAAAAAGTGAAACTCTTGCCTGGCAGTGAGGACTACAGCAAGAACAGCGTGAATGCAGCCAAGGTGACCGATCACCATGCCCTGCTCATCACAGAGAATCCTGCCATCGGTCTTTTCAAGGACGAGAAAATCGTTTATGACATGATATTGTGCCGGATGATTGAAGCGTTCTCGGCAGACTGCATCAAGGACATCACATCAGTAACGGCGCAAGTGGATCATGACGTCGAATTTGGCATCAGTGGCTCCATCATCCGACAGACTGGCTGGCGAGCGTTGTCGCTCAAGGAAAAGAACAACAGGCTGGACAAGGATGCAGACGCAACCGACAATGAGGTCAAGGAGCAAGTCATTCCCAACTGGCAAGAAGGACAGCATGTCACTCTTTCTGGCTGCACCATCACGGAGGGCAAGACCAAACCGAAGCCATTGCATACGGAATCCACATTGCTTGCAGCAATGGAAAATCCGTGCAAGCGAGAGCAGATCCAAACTTGTTTGGATTTGCCGAGTGCAGCCGGATTTGGCGGAACGCAAACCGCAGGCAAAGAGATAGAAGATGATACGATGCGCCAGGCAATGAAGGACTGCGGCATAGGTACACCAGCTACACGTGCCGCCATCATCGAAACCCTGCTCAAACGAGAGTATATGGTGCGCCAGAAGAAGAAACTTGTGCCGACAGAAAAAGGACTCGCCCTACATTCCGTGGTGAAGAACATGGCGATTGCCAATGTGGAGATGACGGGCAAATGGGAGGCGGAACTTGCCAAGATTGAACGAGGTGAAGCAAGTGCAGACGGGTTCACCCATAGTATCGAAGGCTATACCCGTGAAATCACTGCGGAGCTGTTAGGTTGTGACAGACTTTTCAGCCACAAGGATTCCGGCTGCCAGTGTCCTAAATGCAAGCAAGGCACTATGCAGTTCTTCGGAAAGGTAGTAAGATGCAGTAACAAGGAGTGCGGTATGCCAGTGTTCAAGCAGGTAGCAGGAAAGTTGCTCACTGATGCCGACATCACCGACTTGCTTACCAAGGGCAAGACCAGAACGCTCAATGGTTTCACCAGCAAGCAAGGCAAACCATTCTCCGCAGCCATAGCCTTTGACGAGAATTTCAACACGAAATTCGTCTTTGCAGAGCGCAAAACAGCAGAAAAGCGAGGAAATGTGAAGAGATACAAGAAATAG
- a CDS encoding DUF4099 domain-containing protein, protein MVQKKKSDEQDVLVVRDEKTGEISVVAGLSRDGTPKRAPAKAENAPDFLRFDRNSDLMDSFFRNFFRQCKEPSRFGFYRIAADQVENLLGVMKELLKDPEANKEILSAHKVDTSNYEKEAKQSEGQAKETASSDDASKTQANTEKENVSSEQTNEKENDMEQKPEQTATEQQAQTAPGVKQNLISGNDVNLQELGAKYGIDFNSMNEKDMKALLNYGKTGLVIVKPTFGGEQIEIQARLSFRKDDNDQLQLVPHFVRNEPKLDVAYKGYTFTPEDKKNLLQNGNLGKVVDFPDKNTGELRPHFISIDRLTNEIVDIPTNKVRIPDTIGKTPITKDDKRVLYSGIPLRKEIELANGRKFTPLLQVNVEQRGVEFVPGSTRQAQGQKQNGDKKQTADKQEQKAEGDTGGQKKQQNPNHWLNEDGTIRRLNTYFKKELTEQQKDDYVAGKTIEIKEVPNKNGTGTYTAYVKFDFDKMQPRSYRNNPDLKQAKEQIPTNENKVQVAVNEQGKTHEATKHTKEPLSPGQSAPKNEKQQKEQNAEEQKPKRKARSVKM, encoded by the coding sequence ATGGTACAAAAGAAAAAGAGTGATGAACAGGACGTGCTGGTAGTCCGTGACGAAAAGACGGGCGAAATCAGTGTCGTCGCCGGACTCAGCAGGGACGGCACACCGAAGCGAGCGCCCGCCAAGGCGGAGAACGCGCCAGACTTCCTGCGTTTTGACCGCAACAGTGACTTGATGGACAGTTTCTTCCGAAACTTCTTCCGCCAGTGCAAGGAGCCAAGCCGATTCGGATTCTACCGCATCGCGGCAGACCAGGTGGAAAACCTGCTTGGCGTGATGAAGGAGTTGCTGAAAGATCCGGAGGCTAACAAGGAGATTCTTTCCGCCCACAAGGTTGACACCTCCAATTATGAGAAAGAGGCAAAGCAATCGGAAGGTCAGGCGAAAGAAACCGCATCATCGGACGATGCGTCCAAGACGCAAGCTAACACAGAAAAAGAGAATGTATCATCTGAACAAACCAACGAAAAAGAGAACGACATGGAACAGAAACCAGAACAGACCGCAACCGAACAGCAGGCACAGACCGCTCCGGGTGTAAAGCAGAACCTCATTAGTGGTAACGATGTGAACCTGCAGGAATTGGGTGCCAAATATGGCATAGACTTCAACAGTATGAATGAGAAGGATATGAAAGCCCTGCTCAACTACGGCAAGACGGGGCTTGTGATTGTGAAGCCGACCTTCGGCGGTGAACAGATAGAGATACAGGCCCGTCTGTCATTCCGCAAGGACGATAACGACCAGTTGCAACTCGTGCCGCATTTCGTGCGCAATGAGCCAAAACTCGATGTCGCTTACAAAGGCTATACCTTCACTCCAGAGGACAAGAAGAACCTGTTGCAGAACGGCAACCTCGGAAAGGTAGTGGATTTCCCCGACAAGAACACAGGTGAGCTGCGTCCTCATTTCATCAGTATCGACCGTCTCACCAATGAGATTGTTGACATACCTACCAACAAGGTGCGCATACCCGATACCATCGGCAAGACACCTATTACCAAGGACGACAAGAGAGTGCTCTACTCAGGTATTCCGCTTCGCAAGGAGATTGAGCTTGCCAACGGGCGCAAGTTTACACCGCTGCTGCAGGTGAATGTGGAACAGCGTGGTGTGGAGTTCGTGCCTGGCAGCACAAGACAGGCACAAGGTCAGAAACAGAATGGCGACAAGAAGCAGACCGCTGACAAGCAGGAGCAGAAGGCAGAAGGTGATACGGGCGGTCAGAAGAAGCAACAAAATCCCAACCACTGGCTCAATGAGGATGGAACCATCCGCCGACTCAACACCTATTTCAAGAAGGAGTTGACCGAGCAGCAGAAGGACGACTATGTGGCAGGCAAGACCATAGAAATCAAGGAAGTGCCCAACAAGAACGGCACCGGTACCTATACCGCCTACGTAAAGTTCGACTTCGACAAGATGCAGCCACGTTCCTACCGCAACAACCCCGACCTAAAGCAGGCAAAGGAACAGATTCCTACCAATGAGAACAAGGTACAAGTCGCCGTCAACGAGCAGGGCAAGACCCATGAGGCGACCAAGCACACCAAGGAGCCGCTGAGTCCGGGACAGTCTGCGCCAAAGAACGAAAAGCAGCAGAAGGAACAGAACGCTGAGGAACAGAAGCCAAAGAGAAAGGCAAGAAGCGTGAAGATGTAG
- a CDS encoding helix-turn-helix domain-containing protein → MLMLRHERETEQKGSSAINEKLLDNQDLCLLFQISPRSLQRYRSLGVLPYKRLGQKTYYTEEDVMQFVENNVKEFKKENVEHYLTRIHQKFK, encoded by the coding sequence ATGCTGATGTTGAGACACGAACGAGAGACGGAGCAAAAAGGAAGTTCTGCCATCAATGAAAAATTGCTTGACAACCAAGACCTCTGCCTCTTATTTCAAATATCCCCTCGTTCCCTTCAACGCTATCGCAGTCTGGGAGTGCTTCCCTACAAGCGTTTGGGGCAGAAAACCTATTACACGGAAGAGGATGTGATGCAGTTTGTAGAGAATAATGTCAAAGAATTCAAGAAAGAGAATGTGGAGCATTACTTGACTCGCATTCATCAGAAATTCAAATAA
- a CDS encoding helix-turn-helix domain-containing protein — MEVITMESAAFKKLTEQLTEIVQYARLAKMAFQENLTGKGLKPMLTNDDAAKMLGVSKRTLQRMRSENRIDFIKIGNQCRYQVEAIERMVEERTIAKETRAWKMEH, encoded by the coding sequence ATGGAAGTAATAACAATGGAAAGTGCAGCCTTCAAAAAGCTGACAGAACAGTTGACAGAAATAGTCCAGTACGCGCGATTGGCAAAAATGGCATTTCAAGAGAACTTGACGGGTAAGGGATTGAAGCCGATGTTGACCAATGACGATGCAGCTAAGATGCTTGGTGTGAGCAAGCGCACCTTGCAGCGAATGCGCTCAGAGAACCGCATTGATTTTATTAAAATTGGCAATCAATGCCGATACCAAGTTGAAGCCATTGAAAGAATGGTTGAGGAACGAACAATAGCAAAGGAAACAAGAGCATGGAAGATGGAACATTGA
- a CDS encoding helix-turn-helix domain-containing protein: MEVVTMEKKAFDLMMARYDALVKKVELLKHKANGKRLNKWLTGHEVCQQLRISQRTLQKLRDRRFLGHTQIGRQFYYCPEEVKAIVPLIARIKSV, from the coding sequence ATGGAAGTAGTAACAATGGAAAAGAAGGCATTCGACTTGATGATGGCAAGATATGATGCCTTGGTAAAGAAAGTTGAGTTGCTGAAGCATAAGGCTAACGGCAAGCGTCTGAACAAATGGCTTACAGGTCATGAGGTCTGCCAGCAACTTCGCATCAGCCAGCGCACCTTGCAAAAACTTCGCGACCGCCGTTTCTTGGGGCATACCCAGATAGGTCGCCAATTCTATTACTGCCCCGAAGAGGTCAAAGCCATCGTTCCGCTTATCGCCAGAATCAAATCGGTATAG
- a CDS encoding helix-turn-helix domain-containing protein codes for MNMNQLLTHESKSIDTAMQSLKKANNWLSSFIESYSPPLDGERYLTDKELSEHLKLSRRTLQEYRKQGILPYIILCGKTLYPESEIQALLTGNYRKPIIDGNVSQGEGTAS; via the coding sequence ATGAACATGAACCAACTTCTTACGCATGAGAGCAAGTCGATAGACACCGCCATGCAATCCTTGAAGAAAGCCAACAACTGGCTATCTTCATTCATCGAGTCCTACAGCCCACCTTTGGACGGGGAGCGATACCTCACCGACAAGGAACTCTCCGAGCATTTGAAGCTTAGTCGCCGTACCTTGCAGGAATATCGCAAACAAGGCATCTTGCCCTACATTATATTATGTGGCAAGACCCTCTATCCGGAATCCGAGATACAAGCACTTCTCACTGGTAATTATCGCAAGCCGATAATCGACGGCAATGTTTCACAAGGGGAGGGTACTGCTTCATAA
- a CDS encoding site-specific integrase — translation MKSTFSIIFYLKRQVVKKDGTVPVMGRITVDGTQAQFSCKTTANPDLWDTKGGRMIGKSMQALEVNRKLDKMRVSISKHYQEIMDRDNFVTADKVKNAFLGLEYRCHTLMKVYSQSRDEMEKQYKAGMKSLSTYTKYRIGCAYVGEFLQTHYHVKDIALKELSLPFITDYETFLRTDKHLKINSAMVFVRNLRAMVFRAIDNEWLVKDPFRRYEYKEEETTREFLSKEEIHLLMETPITRKKMSMVRDLFLFCCFTGLAFIDLYNLKEENIKEFFDEGEWIVIHRQKTGTEANIKLLDYPKQIMEKYRGLCEDGRVFPVPNYQSCMDSLKRLGKKCGITKPLSWHMSRHSFATSVCLSNGVPIETVSSMLGHKDIKTTQVYAKITKEKLSKDVEKLSQQINNIEEFTFGNVCNDNTNTINGRV, via the coding sequence ATGAAGAGTACATTTTCAATTATCTTCTACCTCAAAAGACAGGTAGTAAAGAAAGATGGTACTGTTCCAGTTATGGGACGTATCACAGTGGACGGAACACAGGCGCAGTTCAGTTGCAAGACAACTGCCAATCCAGATTTGTGGGACACCAAGGGCGGACGCATGATAGGTAAGAGTATGCAGGCTTTGGAAGTGAACCGCAAATTGGACAAGATGCGTGTGAGTATCAGCAAGCATTATCAGGAGATTATGGACAGGGACAACTTCGTCACTGCCGACAAGGTGAAGAACGCCTTTCTTGGCTTGGAGTATCGTTGCCATACACTGATGAAAGTCTATTCTCAAAGCCGTGATGAAATGGAAAAGCAATATAAGGCTGGCATGAAATCTTTGAGTACATACACGAAGTATAGAATCGGGTGTGCCTATGTGGGCGAGTTCTTGCAGACGCATTACCATGTGAAGGATATTGCTCTGAAAGAGTTATCGCTGCCTTTTATCACAGACTACGAGACTTTTCTCAGAACCGACAAGCACTTGAAGATAAACTCTGCGATGGTGTTTGTCCGCAATCTCCGTGCAATGGTATTCCGTGCCATAGATAATGAATGGCTCGTAAAAGACCCATTCAGACGATATGAGTACAAGGAAGAAGAGACCACAAGAGAATTTCTGAGCAAAGAAGAGATTCACCTGTTGATGGAAACACCTATCACAAGAAAGAAGATGAGTATGGTGCGTGACTTGTTCCTGTTCTGTTGTTTTACAGGTCTCGCTTTCATTGATCTGTACAACTTGAAGGAAGAGAACATCAAGGAATTTTTCGATGAAGGTGAATGGATTGTTATCCATCGACAGAAGACTGGAACGGAAGCCAACATCAAGTTGCTTGATTATCCCAAGCAAATTATGGAAAAATACCGTGGATTGTGTGAAGACGGCAGGGTGTTTCCAGTACCCAACTACCAAAGTTGTATGGATTCGCTCAAAAGACTGGGAAAGAAATGTGGTATCACCAAGCCGCTTTCCTGGCATATGAGCCGTCATTCGTTCGCAACCTCGGTTTGCCTCTCCAACGGAGTTCCAATAGAAACCGTGAGTTCAATGCTTGGTCACAAGGACATAAAGACAACCCAGGTGTATGCCAAGATTACCAAGGAAAAATTGAGCAAAGACGTGGAAAAGTTGTCTCAGCAAATAAATAACATTGAGGAATTCACGTTTGGAAATGTTTGCAACGATAATACTAACACTATAAATGGCAGAGTATGA